The following proteins come from a genomic window of Pyxidicoccus sp. MSG2:
- a CDS encoding HD domain-containing protein has translation MSGAPKSFVIRDPIHGYVRIASHERVIVDHPITQRLRHVLQTGLAHLVFPEARTSRFVHSLGAMHLASRFLVASLENAEAAVADALFEEVEGLDAFRHIKPADMDSLLAPLSGEGGLLASRAAFPGQRFAEEERKRRRVLAFAEAGLRLAALFHDLGHLPFSHDLEFALDAFAQNAKRQASPGESLHMGVKALLESGLPAHEAIGHQLAKLVLDNLVDPQTGPGVRAVYQLARDILDMQPPYEQKVLPKANVLHWLHSLVDGEVDADRGDYLLRDGRALGFEFAAYDLERLVGNLVLVRDSNLGFTTAIREAGLSALETFFLSRSNLAMVRHHKNAQAGAAFRYASLEVLKRPAGLELVNAIGAIFAARVKDDEGVRAALNQFATFDDAFWWQALRELRRSASEPLLVASLDLVLNRSATLRSLWKRKGNVAREKVLRLNQLLEDPDAKERVGATMNRLAGRGVLLLRHKFTPFKTFKRETRPEGVSPDDDSLVLIRTERGLQPAASLSSIIRGLREAWKEEPHLHAFVLASNHTLDADGVLDEFLRT, from the coding sequence ATGTCTGGCGCACCCAAGTCGTTCGTCATTCGCGACCCCATCCACGGTTATGTCCGCATCGCGTCACACGAGCGCGTCATCGTGGACCATCCCATCACGCAGCGGTTGCGCCACGTCCTCCAGACAGGGCTCGCGCACCTGGTCTTCCCCGAGGCCAGGACTTCGCGGTTCGTCCACAGCCTGGGCGCAATGCACTTGGCGTCACGCTTCCTCGTTGCGAGCCTCGAAAACGCAGAAGCAGCAGTCGCGGATGCACTCTTCGAGGAAGTCGAGGGGCTCGATGCCTTCCGGCATATCAAGCCCGCGGACATGGATTCGCTCCTGGCTCCCCTCTCAGGGGAGGGCGGGCTCCTGGCGTCACGCGCGGCATTTCCGGGCCAACGCTTCGCCGAAGAAGAGCGCAAGCGGCGCCGCGTGCTCGCGTTCGCGGAGGCAGGGCTGCGCCTCGCGGCTCTTTTTCACGATCTTGGCCACCTCCCCTTCAGTCACGACCTGGAGTTCGCGCTGGACGCCTTCGCGCAGAACGCGAAACGGCAGGCGTCTCCGGGGGAGTCGCTACACATGGGAGTCAAGGCGCTGCTGGAGAGTGGCCTCCCTGCGCACGAAGCCATCGGCCACCAGTTGGCGAAGCTGGTGCTGGACAACCTCGTCGATCCGCAGACCGGCCCGGGCGTCCGCGCGGTCTACCAACTCGCTCGCGACATTCTCGACATGCAGCCGCCGTACGAACAGAAGGTCCTGCCAAAGGCCAACGTGTTGCACTGGCTGCATTCTCTCGTCGATGGCGAGGTGGACGCGGACAGAGGGGACTACCTGCTGCGCGATGGGAGGGCGCTGGGCTTCGAGTTCGCGGCCTATGACCTGGAGCGGCTGGTCGGAAATCTCGTCCTTGTCAGGGACTCCAACCTCGGCTTCACGACGGCGATACGCGAGGCGGGCCTGAGCGCGCTCGAAACGTTCTTCCTGTCACGGAGCAATCTGGCAATGGTGCGCCACCACAAGAACGCACAGGCCGGAGCCGCCTTTCGCTACGCATCTCTCGAAGTCTTGAAGCGGCCAGCAGGCCTGGAGCTGGTCAACGCCATTGGAGCCATCTTCGCCGCAAGAGTGAAGGACGATGAAGGCGTTCGCGCGGCACTCAATCAGTTCGCTACATTCGACGATGCCTTCTGGTGGCAGGCACTCCGCGAGCTGCGCCGCTCCGCGAGCGAGCCCCTGCTGGTCGCCAGCCTCGACCTGGTGCTCAACCGCTCGGCCACCCTTCGAAGTCTGTGGAAGCGGAAGGGCAACGTCGCTCGTGAGAAGGTCCTGCGGCTCAATCAGCTCCTGGAGGACCCGGATGCCAAGGAGCGGGTCGGTGCCACCATGAACAGGCTTGCCGGACGCGGCGTGCTGCTCCTGCGCCACAAGTTCACCCCGTTCAAGACCTTCAAGCGTGAAACCCGGCCCGAGGGTGTTTCCCCCGATGACGACAGCCTCGTTCTCATCCGGACGGAGCGGGGCCTGCAACCTGCCGCGAGTCTTTCATCCATCATCCGTGGCCTTCGGGAAGCCTGGAAGGAGGAGCCACACCTGCACGCGTTCGTGCTCGCGAGCAACCACACGCTGGATGCGGACGGCGTGCTGGATGAGTTCCTTCGTACGTGA
- a CDS encoding cupin domain-containing protein, with protein MSSHPHVVHELEVPWNEVTHGPTVSYRRKQLGAAAKGRKLGCSMMELPPGKHAWPRHFHTANEEAYFILSGTGRLRIGEDTVAVKAGDYVALPIGPEGAHQLVNDGTEVLRYLAFSTMVEPDITVYPDSKKVVLFAGAAPGGDKAARTLSAILPLSAEVDYWSGEER; from the coding sequence ATGTCCTCCCACCCGCACGTCGTCCATGAGCTGGAAGTCCCCTGGAACGAAGTCACGCACGGCCCGACGGTGTCCTACCGCCGCAAGCAGCTCGGCGCCGCCGCGAAGGGCCGCAAGCTGGGGTGCAGCATGATGGAGCTGCCTCCCGGCAAGCACGCGTGGCCGCGCCACTTCCACACGGCCAACGAGGAGGCGTACTTCATCCTCTCCGGCACCGGCCGGTTGCGCATCGGCGAGGACACCGTCGCGGTGAAGGCGGGTGACTACGTGGCGCTGCCCATCGGCCCCGAGGGCGCGCACCAGCTCGTGAATGACGGCACGGAGGTACTGCGCTACCTCGCGTTCTCCACCATGGTGGAGCCGGACATCACCGTGTATCCGGACTCGAAGAAGGTGGTTCTCTTCGCGGGCGCGGCCCCGGGAGGCGACAAGGCGGCGCGCACGCTGTCCGCCATCCTGCCCCTGTCGGCCGAAGTGGACTACTGGAGTGGCGAGGAGCGATAG
- a CDS encoding class I SAM-dependent methyltransferase, translating into MQVDFGRTSSDYARHRAGFPDAFFERLAREGLLRPGVRAVDVGTGTGTIARGLARKGCTVTALDVSAPMLESARGLATEAGLRIDFHQAPAERTGLPSEAYDLVVAGQCWHWFDRPSAAREAARLLVPGGRLVIAHNDWLAPAGSVVEATESLIDAFNPGPPPTYLSYGQGIGLYPQWFRDVADAGFTQLESFTFDVTVPYTHESWRGRIRANARVGASLPASAVARFDTTFAALLAERFPQEPLSIPHRIFALMATRP; encoded by the coding sequence ATGCAGGTGGACTTCGGACGCACGTCTTCCGACTACGCCAGACACCGCGCCGGCTTCCCGGACGCCTTCTTCGAGCGGCTCGCCCGCGAGGGACTCCTCCGGCCCGGCGTGCGCGCGGTGGACGTGGGCACGGGCACCGGCACCATCGCCCGGGGACTGGCGCGCAAGGGCTGCACCGTCACCGCGCTCGACGTGTCCGCGCCCATGCTGGAGTCCGCGCGAGGGCTCGCCACCGAGGCGGGCCTGCGCATCGACTTCCACCAGGCTCCCGCCGAGCGCACCGGCCTGCCGTCGGAGGCGTACGACCTCGTCGTCGCCGGGCAGTGCTGGCACTGGTTCGACCGTCCCTCCGCCGCGCGCGAGGCCGCACGGCTGCTCGTTCCGGGCGGGCGGCTCGTCATCGCCCACAACGACTGGCTGGCCCCCGCTGGCAGCGTCGTCGAGGCCACCGAGTCCCTCATCGACGCCTTCAACCCCGGCCCGCCGCCGACGTACCTGTCCTACGGCCAGGGCATCGGCCTCTACCCGCAGTGGTTCCGCGACGTCGCCGACGCGGGCTTCACCCAGCTGGAGTCCTTCACCTTCGATGTGACGGTGCCCTACACCCACGAGTCCTGGCGGGGCCGCATCCGCGCCAACGCCCGGGTGGGCGCGTCCCTCCCGGCCTCCGCGGTGGCGCGCTTCGACACCACCTTCGCGGCCCTGCTCGCCGAGCGCTTCCCGCAGGAGCCCCTGTCCATTCCCCACCGCATCTTCGCCCTGATGGCGACGCGTCCCTGA
- a CDS encoding citrate synthase, with protein MSRRKGGRSQSRFDHQREEELLPAAAAAALLGVKRATLYTYVSRGLVRCVPERGTKENRYVRADLERLKARHDARAGHAAVASGALRWGEPVIDSSVSQIGGEDLVYRGHSAVALAVEGRGFEDVAELLWSGTLPAHAARWPAPELAFPPSELTRLLPKGTPPVAALAALVPLLGARDPVRFAAPPEGEKARARRLLRQLAAWVCVASAPGRVARALKEETVAASLATAWSTGVKRAPESINRALVLLADHELNASTFTARVTASSGADLYACVSAALAALSGPKHGGACDRVEALLAEVGRPERAAEVVYERLRRGESVPGFGHTLYPDGDPRTPPILEAALSVRPESPRVRVASAVQAVMREAGHPPPSVDLGLVMLAEALGLPPGSAATLFAVGRAAGWVAHVLEQREQGHLLRPRARYVEPAPAASAGRGTP; from the coding sequence ATGAGTAGGCGCAAGGGCGGTCGCTCTCAATCTCGATTCGACCATCAACGTGAGGAGGAGCTGCTGCCGGCGGCGGCGGCAGCGGCGCTGCTGGGGGTGAAGCGGGCGACGCTCTACACGTACGTGAGCCGGGGGCTCGTGCGCTGCGTGCCCGAGCGGGGGACGAAGGAGAACCGCTATGTGCGCGCGGACCTGGAGCGGCTGAAGGCACGGCACGACGCGCGGGCGGGGCACGCGGCGGTGGCCTCGGGGGCGCTGCGGTGGGGCGAGCCGGTCATCGACTCGTCGGTGTCACAGATAGGCGGCGAAGACCTGGTGTACCGGGGGCACTCGGCGGTGGCGCTGGCGGTGGAGGGGCGCGGCTTCGAGGACGTGGCGGAGCTGCTGTGGTCGGGGACGTTGCCGGCCCATGCGGCACGGTGGCCGGCGCCGGAGCTGGCCTTCCCGCCGTCGGAGCTGACGCGGCTGCTGCCGAAGGGCACGCCTCCGGTGGCGGCGCTGGCGGCGCTGGTGCCGCTGCTGGGAGCGAGAGACCCGGTGCGCTTCGCGGCGCCGCCCGAGGGGGAGAAGGCGCGAGCGCGGCGGCTGTTGCGCCAACTGGCGGCATGGGTGTGCGTGGCTTCGGCGCCGGGCCGGGTGGCGAGGGCGCTGAAGGAGGAGACGGTGGCGGCGTCCCTCGCGACGGCGTGGAGCACGGGCGTGAAGCGCGCGCCGGAGTCGATCAACCGGGCGCTGGTGCTGCTGGCGGACCATGAGCTGAACGCATCCACCTTCACCGCGCGGGTGACGGCGTCTTCGGGCGCGGACCTGTACGCGTGCGTGAGCGCGGCGCTGGCGGCACTGTCCGGGCCGAAGCACGGCGGGGCGTGTGACAGGGTGGAGGCACTGCTGGCGGAGGTGGGCAGGCCTGAGCGTGCGGCGGAGGTGGTGTACGAGCGGCTGCGGCGCGGCGAGTCGGTGCCGGGCTTCGGACACACGCTGTACCCCGATGGAGACCCGAGGACGCCGCCGATACTGGAGGCGGCACTGTCGGTGCGGCCGGAGTCTCCCCGCGTCCGGGTGGCGAGCGCGGTGCAGGCGGTGATGCGCGAGGCGGGGCATCCGCCTCCGTCGGTGGACCTGGGGCTCGTCATGCTGGCGGAAGCACTGGGCCTGCCACCGGGGAGCGCGGCCACACTCTTCGCGGTGGGACGTGCGGCGGGCTGGGTGGCTCACGTGCTGGAGCAGCGCGAGCAGGGCCACCTCTTGCGCCCTCGGGCCCGCTACGTGGAGCCCGCGCCAGCGGCATCCGCTGGGAGGGGCACACCCTAG